A region from the Azospirillum fermentarium genome encodes:
- a CDS encoding alpha-2-macroglobulin family protein, whose product MSRRLLVRVWFCLCLMLGMLAVAAPGRADYAPPGLGSDAAAYANPIRAKAPPQSTAAQRADATKRAQAALAKKDIPAAIAAYEQAIALGAEEGPAWLALSDAWMAHPKPSRDHALQAAFLAYQNGSPEIQAAALWRLADLFDSVFNNPAEALRALRTLREIPDLTPEILQGRAPGLEARIAGLRARIGLTLASVAADAETTPPRACFRFADPLSERKEVRFADFVRVEPAVKGAVDARGNSLCVTGLAHGTSYAVTLRQGLPGADGLVLKADETHTVRVPDRAAAVAFRGPGFILPRTGNEGVPVVTVNLEQVKVTVFRVNDRNVAPNIRNRILEPLNEYAAEDVGDDWGEKVWEGRLTTTGERNREITTLLPFRQAVPEPKPGFYAVMAEPVDVAQEAVPYVRATQWLLVSDIGLTAYRGADGITVFARSFGTAKPMAGVDVALVARNNNELGRITTDADGRASFPAGLARGGGGNTPISVMAYAGADFAALDLSTAAFDLSDRGVGGRPQPGPMDAFLYTDRGVYRQGETVNITTLLRDARTEAVEGFPLTVKVLRPSGTEYWAGTPIPGPGGSYVLPLALSRTAPLGGWTVQAFTDPKGAAVGSATFQVDDFVPERLAVDLTPSAPIMEVGKPFQVLVKGRFLYGPPAAGLPGTAEVSLQPDPNPYPQHRGYRFGLVQERFEPKVEPLTFDGTDAQGQAAVEVTLPPLPDTTRPLRAEVRVAVSEPGGRPTRQSVSFPVRTKAYAVGIRPRFDGGRLGEEEEASFEVIAVAPDGTPLAKPGLSWSLVEERTTYQWYMKDGRYTYRAFTRDSPAASGKTDLGTAGPAVIAAGKRPVGRYRLEVADSATGVASSLRFSSGWVMGPGTGDTPDTLELIADKPAYTPGETARLKLTPPFAGEVLVTIATDRVWGVKTLSVPATGGTVDIPVDAAWGPGAYVIATAYRPPVKGKERQPVRAIGVAWLGIDPAVRRLDVAFADPPKVARPRQPVELALNVAPAGGGRAEDAWVTLAAVDEGILQLTDFQSPDPGRHYFGKRLLGLDLRDDYGRLLEMLDGPFGALRQGGDSSGAALPVVPFTVVSLFKGPVTVGPDGMARVRFDIPDFNGELRLMAVAFGKGRLGSASARLTVRDPLVADAVMPRFLAPGDASQLTVSLHNVEAAAGSYRVAVTGGGAVAVDNGIQTVDLPAGERRTLYLPFRGVQAGIGSVALEVAGPGGFAVRHAYGITVRPSRPVETQFVTQQLAPGASADLTAATLAGFLPGTGRVAATFSAAPPFDLAGILQALDRYPFGCTEQTISRALPLLVVRDVESALGRSDKGDTGLEGRVGQAVSRVLDRQRYDGSFGLWSAVGDTDAWLTAYAMEFLVRARNGGYPVPDQPLRNGMDWLRRHLVDGGREPADLASRAYALHVLALGGVSVPGPARYLHDAFLDQMPTPLSKGQVGAALARLGDKGRAESAFASAVSQLTRKPWWVDYGSTVRDAAALVAVMGEVQMLGNRLQTLVDRLPASETTARQTSTQEQAWIVMAADALMRGKAPLRLTVTGAVGGAGGAGKGDPVIIAPPPEALAQGVRVANAGSEAVWQAVSLSGIPAEPRPAAREGLRIKRNFFTRSGEPLNLDQLRQNDVFVIVLEGEANTGLDHQAIVVHPLPAGWEIENSHLGAAGTDDMPWLTDMTTPLSVEARDDRYVAAVDLTEDQTRFKLAYLVRAVTPGNYELPGAQVEDMYKPRFFARQAVGRITVLPPP is encoded by the coding sequence ATGTCCCGCCGTCTGCTGGTCCGCGTGTGGTTCTGCCTGTGTCTGATGCTGGGAATGCTGGCCGTGGCCGCACCGGGGCGGGCGGACTACGCGCCACCCGGCCTGGGCAGCGACGCCGCGGCCTATGCCAACCCCATCCGGGCCAAGGCCCCTCCCCAGTCCACCGCCGCCCAGCGGGCCGACGCCACCAAACGGGCGCAGGCGGCCCTGGCGAAAAAGGACATTCCCGCCGCCATCGCCGCCTATGAGCAGGCCATCGCCCTGGGGGCGGAGGAGGGGCCGGCGTGGCTGGCGCTGAGCGATGCGTGGATGGCCCATCCCAAGCCCAGCCGCGACCACGCGCTGCAAGCGGCCTTCCTCGCCTACCAGAACGGCTCGCCGGAGATCCAGGCGGCGGCCCTGTGGCGGCTGGCCGATCTGTTCGACAGCGTGTTCAACAACCCGGCGGAGGCGCTGCGCGCCCTGCGCACCCTCCGCGAGATCCCCGACCTGACGCCGGAAATCCTGCAAGGCCGGGCGCCGGGGCTGGAGGCGCGCATCGCCGGGCTGCGCGCCCGCATCGGGCTGACGCTGGCCTCGGTGGCGGCGGATGCGGAAACCACGCCGCCGCGCGCCTGCTTCCGCTTCGCCGATCCCCTGTCGGAGCGCAAGGAGGTGCGGTTCGCCGATTTCGTGCGGGTGGAGCCGGCGGTCAAGGGCGCGGTTGACGCCCGCGGGAACAGCCTGTGCGTGACCGGACTTGCCCACGGCACCAGCTATGCCGTCACCCTGCGCCAGGGCCTGCCCGGCGCCGACGGGCTGGTGCTGAAGGCCGACGAGACCCACACCGTGCGCGTGCCCGACCGGGCGGCGGCGGTGGCGTTCCGCGGGCCGGGCTTCATCCTGCCCCGCACGGGGAACGAGGGGGTGCCGGTGGTGACCGTCAACCTGGAACAGGTGAAGGTCACCGTCTTCCGCGTCAACGACCGCAATGTCGCTCCCAACATCCGCAACCGGATTCTGGAGCCGCTGAACGAATACGCCGCCGAGGATGTCGGCGACGACTGGGGCGAGAAGGTGTGGGAAGGGCGCCTGACCACCACCGGGGAGCGGAACCGCGAGATCACCACCCTGCTGCCCTTCCGTCAGGCGGTGCCCGAGCCCAAGCCCGGATTCTACGCCGTGATGGCCGAGCCGGTGGACGTGGCGCAGGAGGCGGTCCCCTATGTCCGCGCCACCCAATGGCTGCTGGTGTCCGACATCGGGCTGACCGCCTACCGCGGGGCGGACGGCATCACCGTCTTCGCCCGTTCCTTCGGCACCGCCAAGCCCATGGCGGGGGTGGATGTGGCGCTGGTCGCCCGCAACAACAACGAACTGGGCCGCATCACCACCGACGCCGACGGGCGGGCCAGCTTTCCCGCCGGGCTGGCGCGGGGGGGCGGCGGCAACACGCCGATTTCGGTGATGGCCTATGCCGGGGCGGATTTCGCCGCCCTGGATCTGAGCACCGCCGCCTTCGACCTGTCCGACCGCGGCGTCGGCGGGCGGCCCCAGCCGGGGCCGATGGACGCCTTCCTCTACACCGACCGCGGCGTCTACCGGCAGGGGGAGACGGTCAACATCACCACCCTGCTGCGCGATGCCCGGACGGAGGCGGTGGAGGGCTTCCCCCTGACGGTCAAGGTGCTGCGCCCCAGCGGCACGGAATATTGGGCGGGTACGCCGATACCGGGGCCGGGGGGCAGCTATGTGCTGCCGCTGGCGCTCAGCCGCACTGCCCCCCTGGGCGGCTGGACCGTCCAGGCCTTCACCGACCCCAAGGGGGCGGCGGTGGGCAGCGCCACCTTCCAGGTGGATGATTTCGTGCCGGAACGGCTGGCGGTGGACCTTACCCCCTCCGCCCCCATCATGGAGGTGGGCAAGCCGTTCCAGGTGCTGGTGAAGGGCCGCTTCCTCTATGGCCCGCCCGCCGCCGGCCTGCCCGGCACGGCGGAGGTGTCGCTGCAGCCCGACCCCAACCCCTATCCCCAGCACCGCGGATACCGTTTCGGTCTGGTGCAGGAACGGTTCGAGCCCAAGGTGGAGCCGCTGACCTTCGACGGCACCGACGCCCAGGGGCAGGCGGCGGTTGAGGTGACGCTGCCGCCGCTGCCCGACACCACCCGGCCCCTGCGCGCCGAGGTGCGGGTGGCGGTGTCGGAGCCGGGCGGGCGCCCGACGCGCCAGTCGGTGAGCTTCCCCGTGCGGACCAAGGCCTACGCCGTCGGCATCCGCCCGCGCTTCGACGGCGGGCGGCTGGGCGAGGAGGAAGAGGCGTCGTTCGAGGTGATCGCGGTCGCCCCCGACGGCACCCCGCTGGCCAAGCCCGGCCTGTCCTGGTCGCTGGTGGAGGAGCGCACGACCTATCAGTGGTACATGAAGGACGGGCGCTACACCTACCGCGCCTTCACCCGCGACAGCCCGGCGGCGTCGGGCAAGACGGACCTCGGCACCGCCGGCCCGGCGGTGATCGCGGCGGGCAAGCGCCCGGTGGGCCGCTACCGGCTGGAGGTGGCGGATTCCGCCACCGGTGTCGCCTCGTCCCTGCGGTTCTCGTCGGGGTGGGTGATGGGGCCGGGCACCGGCGACACGCCCGACACGCTGGAACTGATCGCCGACAAGCCGGCCTACACGCCGGGCGAGACGGCGCGGCTGAAGCTGACCCCGCCGTTCGCGGGGGAGGTGCTGGTCACCATCGCCACCGACCGCGTGTGGGGGGTGAAAACCCTGTCGGTGCCGGCCACCGGCGGCACGGTGGACATTCCCGTCGATGCCGCCTGGGGGCCGGGCGCCTATGTCATCGCCACCGCCTACCGCCCCCCGGTGAAGGGGAAGGAGCGGCAGCCGGTGCGCGCCATCGGTGTGGCGTGGCTGGGCATCGACCCGGCGGTGCGCCGGCTGGACGTGGCCTTCGCCGACCCGCCCAAGGTGGCGCGTCCGCGCCAGCCCGTGGAGCTGGCCCTGAACGTCGCCCCCGCCGGCGGCGGACGGGCCGAGGACGCCTGGGTCACCCTGGCTGCGGTGGACGAGGGGATCCTGCAGCTCACCGATTTCCAATCCCCCGATCCGGGCCGCCATTATTTCGGCAAGCGCCTGCTGGGGCTGGACCTGCGCGACGATTACGGGCGGCTGCTGGAGATGCTGGACGGGCCGTTCGGGGCGTTGCGCCAGGGCGGCGATTCCAGCGGGGCGGCGCTGCCGGTGGTGCCCTTCACCGTGGTGTCGCTGTTCAAGGGGCCGGTGACGGTGGGGCCGGACGGGATGGCGCGGGTCCGGTTCGACATTCCCGATTTCAACGGTGAACTGCGGCTGATGGCGGTGGCCTTCGGCAAGGGGCGGCTGGGATCGGCCTCGGCCAGGCTGACCGTGCGCGACCCGCTGGTGGCCGACGCGGTGATGCCCCGCTTCCTCGCCCCCGGCGATGCCAGCCAACTGACCGTCTCGCTCCACAATGTGGAGGCGGCGGCGGGGTCCTACCGCGTGGCGGTGACCGGCGGCGGGGCGGTGGCGGTGGACAACGGCATCCAGACCGTGGATCTGCCGGCCGGGGAGCGCCGCACCTTGTACCTGCCCTTCCGCGGGGTGCAGGCGGGCATCGGCTCGGTGGCGCTGGAGGTGGCCGGGCCGGGGGGCTTCGCGGTGCGCCACGCGTACGGCATCACCGTCCGGCCCTCCCGCCCGGTGGAAACGCAGTTCGTGACGCAGCAGCTTGCCCCTGGCGCGTCGGCGGACCTGACCGCCGCCACGCTGGCCGGCTTCCTGCCGGGGACCGGGCGGGTGGCGGCCACGTTCAGCGCCGCACCGCCCTTCGATCTGGCGGGGATCCTCCAGGCGCTGGACCGCTACCCCTTCGGCTGCACCGAGCAGACCATCAGCCGTGCCCTGCCGCTCCTGGTGGTGCGCGACGTGGAATCGGCGCTGGGCCGTTCGGACAAGGGCGACACCGGGCTTGAGGGCCGGGTGGGACAGGCGGTGTCGCGGGTGCTGGACCGCCAGCGCTACGACGGGTCGTTCGGCCTGTGGAGTGCGGTGGGGGATACCGATGCGTGGCTGACCGCCTATGCCATGGAATTCCTGGTCCGGGCGCGCAACGGCGGCTATCCGGTGCCGGACCAGCCGTTGCGCAACGGCATGGACTGGCTGCGCCGCCATCTGGTGGACGGCGGGCGGGAACCGGCGGATCTGGCGTCCCGCGCCTATGCCCTGCACGTGCTGGCGCTGGGCGGGGTGTCGGTGCCGGGGCCGGCGCGCTATCTGCACGATGCCTTCCTCGACCAGATGCCCACGCCGCTGTCCAAGGGGCAGGTGGGGGCGGCGCTGGCCCGGCTGGGCGACAAGGGGCGGGCGGAAAGCGCCTTTGCCTCTGCCGTGTCGCAGTTGACCCGCAAGCCCTGGTGGGTGGATTACGGCAGCACCGTGCGCGACGCCGCCGCCCTGGTGGCGGTGATGGGCGAGGTGCAGATGCTGGGCAACCGGTTGCAGACGCTGGTGGACCGGCTGCCGGCGTCGGAAACCACGGCCAGGCAGACCAGCACCCAGGAACAGGCGTGGATCGTCATGGCCGCCGACGCGCTGATGCGCGGCAAGGCGCCCCTGCGCCTGACCGTCACCGGTGCCGTTGGTGGTGCTGGCGGGGCGGGGAAGGGCGATCCGGTCATCATCGCTCCGCCGCCCGAGGCCCTGGCCCAGGGGGTGCGCGTCGCCAACGCAGGATCCGAGGCGGTGTGGCAGGCGGTGTCCCTGTCGGGCATCCCGGCGGAACCGCGCCCGGCGGCGCGGGAGGGGCTGCGCATCAAGCGCAACTTCTTCACCCGCAGCGGCGAGCCGCTGAACCTCGACCAGCTTCGCCAGAACGACGTGTTCGTCATCGTTCTGGAGGGGGAGGCGAACACCGGCCTGGACCATCAGGCCATCGTCGTCCACCCGCTGCCGGCGGGGTGGGAGATCGAGAACTCCCACCTGGGGGCCGCGGGCACCGACGACATGCCGTGGCTGACCGACATGACCACGCCCTTGTCGGTGGAGGCGCGCGACGACCGCTATGTCGCCGCCGTCGATCTGACCGAGGATCAGACCCGCTTCAAGCTGGCCTATCTGGTGCGGGCCGTCACGCCGGGGAACTATGAACTGCCCGGCGCGCAGGTGGAGGACATGTACAAGCCCCGCTTCTTCGCCCGGCAGGCGGTGGGCCGCATCACCGTCCTGCCGCCGCCCTGA
- the pbpC gene encoding penicillin-binding protein 1C: MGRRIRRWTAGLALVLAGLGLAAVALDRLFPPDLSRLADLSPAVVDRDGRPLRVFLNGEGAWRLPVAEHGPVDPLFVRLLLAYEDRRFWDHAGVDPLALLRAAGQNAASGRVVSGASTLTMQVARLLEPHPRSLTGKLRDMARAAQLEARFGKDAILSFYLTLAPYGGNLEGVRAATRAYFAKEPQELTVGEAALLVALPQSPTALRPDRFPERARAARAKVLDRALEAGVLTGAQVREGNGEPIPTAREPALMDAAHLAERLVRTHPGERVLRTTLDGPLQRAVQDLARAEAAGLHEQAGLAIVVVDNASRAVLAAVGGPDPLDDRRQGWVDLLHARRSPGSALKPFIYGLGFNDGLIHPETLVADVSTRFGDYAPRNFDRDFDGDLTIREALQRSLNVPAVAVLDRVGPVRFAAALERSGVRLTLPRGVEVPGLPLALGGAAVDLWDMAALYAGLANGGRVAPLRALADAPRAEGVSLMAPAAAAQVLRILEGAAPPAGVVQAQEVRRRRPVALKTGTSFGFRDAWAFGVSGRYTVGVWTGRPDGTPVPGHYGRNTAAPILFRVFDRLPPEPGGAALAGMAQAPALLRRLGGGDGGPPALAADPPRLIFPLDAATVERMGEDEPVILSASGGRRPLTWLVDGRRIATTPVARDVPWRPDGPGFARITVVDADGRSDSVGVEVR, translated from the coding sequence ATGGGGCGCCGCATCCGGCGGTGGACGGCGGGGCTGGCCCTGGTGCTGGCCGGGCTGGGGCTGGCGGCGGTGGCGCTCGACCGGCTGTTCCCGCCCGACCTGTCGCGGCTGGCCGACCTGTCGCCCGCGGTGGTGGACCGCGACGGGCGGCCCCTGCGCGTGTTCCTGAACGGGGAGGGGGCGTGGCGGCTGCCGGTGGCGGAGCACGGCCCGGTGGACCCGCTGTTCGTCCGCCTGCTGCTGGCCTATGAAGACCGGCGGTTTTGGGATCATGCCGGCGTCGATCCGCTGGCGCTGCTGCGGGCGGCGGGGCAGAACGCAGCCTCGGGCCGGGTGGTGTCGGGGGCGTCCACCCTGACCATGCAGGTGGCCCGTCTGTTGGAGCCGCACCCGCGCAGCCTGACCGGCAAGCTCCGCGACATGGCCCGCGCCGCCCAGTTGGAGGCGCGGTTCGGCAAGGACGCCATCCTGTCCTTCTACCTGACGCTTGCCCCCTATGGCGGCAATCTGGAGGGGGTGCGGGCGGCCACCCGTGCCTATTTCGCCAAGGAGCCGCAGGAACTGACGGTGGGGGAGGCGGCCTTGCTGGTGGCCCTGCCGCAATCGCCCACGGCGCTGCGCCCCGACCGTTTCCCCGAGCGCGCGCGGGCCGCCCGCGCCAAGGTGCTGGACCGGGCGCTGGAAGCCGGCGTGCTGACCGGGGCCCAGGTGCGGGAAGGGAACGGAGAGCCCATTCCCACCGCCCGCGAACCGGCGCTGATGGATGCCGCCCATCTGGCCGAACGGCTGGTGCGCACCCATCCGGGGGAACGGGTGCTGCGCACCACCCTCGACGGGCCGCTGCAGCGCGCGGTGCAGGATCTGGCGCGGGCCGAGGCCGCGGGCCTGCACGAACAGGCCGGGCTGGCCATCGTGGTGGTGGACAACGCCAGCCGCGCGGTGCTGGCGGCGGTGGGCGGGCCGGACCCGCTGGACGACCGCCGGCAGGGCTGGGTCGATCTGCTGCACGCCCGCCGCTCGCCGGGGTCGGCGCTGAAGCCCTTTATCTACGGGCTGGGGTTCAACGACGGGCTGATCCACCCGGAAACCCTGGTGGCCGACGTCTCCACCCGCTTCGGCGACTATGCCCCGCGCAATTTCGACCGCGATTTCGACGGCGACCTGACCATCCGCGAGGCCTTGCAACGGTCCCTCAACGTGCCGGCGGTGGCGGTGCTGGACCGGGTGGGGCCGGTGCGCTTCGCCGCCGCCTTGGAACGGTCGGGCGTGCGCCTGACCCTGCCGCGCGGGGTGGAGGTGCCGGGGCTGCCGCTGGCGCTGGGCGGGGCGGCGGTGGACCTGTGGGACATGGCCGCCCTCTACGCCGGGTTGGCCAACGGCGGGCGGGTGGCTCCCTTGCGCGCCCTGGCCGATGCGCCCAGGGCCGAGGGCGTCTCCCTGATGGCCCCCGCCGCGGCGGCACAGGTGCTGCGCATCCTGGAAGGGGCGGCTCCCCCCGCCGGGGTGGTGCAGGCGCAGGAGGTGCGGCGCCGCCGCCCGGTGGCGCTGAAGACCGGGACCAGCTTCGGCTTCCGCGACGCCTGGGCCTTCGGGGTGTCGGGGCGCTATACGGTGGGGGTGTGGACCGGGCGGCCCGATGGGACACCCGTCCCGGGACATTACGGGCGCAACACCGCCGCCCCCATCCTGTTCCGCGTGTTCGACCGGCTGCCGCCGGAGCCGGGGGGGGCGGCCCTGGCCGGCATGGCGCAGGCGCCGGCACTGCTGCGCCGGCTGGGCGGCGGCGATGGGGGGCCGCCCGCGCTGGCCGCCGATCCGCCGCGCCTGATCTTCCCCCTGGATGCCGCCACCGTGGAGCGGATGGGGGAGGACGAGCCGGTGATTCTCAGCGCATCGGGGGGCCGGCGGCCGCTGACGTGGCTGGTGGACGGGCGGCGCATCGCCACCACCCCGGTGGCCCGCGACGTGCCGTGGCGGCCCGACGGACCGGGGTTCGCCCGCATCACCGTGGTCGATGCGGACGGGCGAAGCGATTCCGTGGGCGTCGAGGTGCGTTGA